One segment of Dama dama isolate Ldn47 chromosome 15, ASM3311817v1, whole genome shotgun sequence DNA contains the following:
- the FAM24B gene encoding protein FAM24B — MFCIGGAILLAMLVLMAVVICLYYKVANALNLQCCDECNLYPGFDALPPCCCNVNEGL, encoded by the exons ATGTTCTGCATTGGTGGCGCTATCCTGTTGGCCATGCTCGTTCTGATGGCCGTCGTCATCTGTCTTTACTACAAAGTAGCCAACGCACTGAA CCTCCAGTGCTGTGACGAATGTAACTTGTATCCCGGCTTCGATGCCCTGCCTCCGTGCTGCTGTAATGTAAACGAGGGTCTCTGA
- the C15H10orf88 gene encoding ATPase PAAT isoform X2 has product METETVHAPLTWPPTLASSWDAACGALAQTLRLTRAGLGAGDADWEELLAPSAAGQDLVILKRNLKGQDENPCFLYLRCDPHGGEEIVSIGILSSARNMEVYLGEEYCGTSRGKNVCNGLDNSEHEKITLYKKYLKLESPTHACKIKNCVALGEQLQSILGNAGHRHVQGLQSSSAPGAFDKSSSTPFPFRTGLTSGNVTEDSEANTEKSLQPAGGGSLSSLQECKIVPQSRSLLENDLKNAVSSLLSKKASDSSHIPNSELLPLLQNLCGQVSHLRVGPGIKWQDSIPKPGGGTGGVTLEEQSICSYLEKILSKNMELMEKKLTDYIDQRIYKLQEHIDNKIALLMDLLQRPNSPPSGMPLRHYDSGEGLSNGER; this is encoded by the exons ATGGAGACCGAGACTGTACACGCGCCATTGACCTGGCCCCCGACCCTGGCCTCTTCCTGGGATGCCGCGTGCGGAGCCTTGGCCCAGACTCTCCGCCTCACCCGGGCTGGTCTCGGCGCCGGAGACGCCGACTGGGAGGAGCTGCTGGCGCCGTCCGCCGCGGG ccAGGATCTGGTGATTTTGAAAAGGAACCTGAAAGGCCAAGATGAAAACCCCTGCTTCCTTTACCTGAGATGTGACCCTCATGGAGGTGAAGAAATCGTTTCTATTGGCATTTTAAGTTCAGCAAGAAATATGGAAGTATACTTAGGAGAGGAGTACTGTGGAACCAGTAGGGGCAAGAATGTTTGTAATGGTCTGGATAACAG tgaACATGAAAAGATTActttgtacaaaaaatatctaaaattggAGTCTCCCACACATGCTTGTAAAATAAAG AATTGTGTTGCCCTCGGAGAGCAGCTCCAGTCGATCCTGGGAAACGCAGGACACAGGCACGTGCAGGGACTGCAGTCCTCATCTGCTCCGGGAGCCTTCGACAAGTCATCCTCCACACCTTTTCCTTTCAGAACTGGGCTGACATCTGGAAACGTGACTGAAGACTCAGAAGCTAACACTGAGAAAAGTCTGCAGCCAGCTGGTGGAGGAAGCCTGAGCAGCCTCCAAGAGTGTAAAATTGTGCCACAAAGCCGTTCTCTTCTTGAGAATGACCTGAAGAATGCAGTATCTTCTTTATTATCAAAGAAAGCAAGTGACAGCTCACACATACCTAACTCGGAGTTGCTGCCTCTTCTCCAGAATTTGTGTGGTCAGGTGAGCCATCTCCGGGTGGGACCCGGCATCAAGTGGCAGGACAGCATCCCGAAGCCCGGCGGAGGCACTGGGGGTGTCAC ACTGGAAGAGCAATCCATTTGTTCCTACTTGGAAAAGATTCTTTCTAAAAATATGGAACTGATGGAAAAGAAACTTACAGACTACATTGATCAGCGAATATATAAGCTCCAGGAGCACATAGATAATAAGATTGCTTTGTTAATGGACTTGCTGCAACGTCCCAACTCCCCACCCTCTGGGATGCCTCTGAGACATTATGACTCTGGAGAAGGACTTTCAAATGGAGAAAGATAA
- the C15H10orf88 gene encoding ATPase PAAT isoform X3, with product METETVHAPLTWPPTLASSWDAACGALAQTLRLTRAGLGAGDADWEELLAPSAAGQDLVILKRNLKGQDENPCFLYLRCDPHGGEEIVSIGILSSARNMEVYLGEEYCGTSRGKNVCNGLDNSEHEKITLYKKYLKLESPTHACKIKLLSFGEKNCVFISKVVVHMRPVSTHSSAGSPALGSRIDLERVQTIMESMGSKLSPGAQQLMNMVRLQQQNWADIWKRD from the exons ATGGAGACCGAGACTGTACACGCGCCATTGACCTGGCCCCCGACCCTGGCCTCTTCCTGGGATGCCGCGTGCGGAGCCTTGGCCCAGACTCTCCGCCTCACCCGGGCTGGTCTCGGCGCCGGAGACGCCGACTGGGAGGAGCTGCTGGCGCCGTCCGCCGCGGG ccAGGATCTGGTGATTTTGAAAAGGAACCTGAAAGGCCAAGATGAAAACCCCTGCTTCCTTTACCTGAGATGTGACCCTCATGGAGGTGAAGAAATCGTTTCTATTGGCATTTTAAGTTCAGCAAGAAATATGGAAGTATACTTAGGAGAGGAGTACTGTGGAACCAGTAGGGGCAAGAATGTTTGTAATGGTCTGGATAACAG tgaACATGAAAAGATTActttgtacaaaaaatatctaaaattggAGTCTCCCACACATGCTTGTAAAATAAAG CTGCTCTCCTTTGGTGAAAAGAACTGTGTGTTCATCAgtaaagttgtggtacacatgAGGCCAGTCTCGACACATTCTTCAGCAGGCTCTCCTGCTCTAGGATCAAGGATAGACCTGGAGAGGGTCCAAACTAtcatggagtccatggggtcaaagttATCACCTGGAGCTCAGCAGTTGATGAATATGGTGAGATTACAGCAGCAG AACTGGGCTGACATCTGGAAACGTGACTGA
- the C15H10orf88 gene encoding ATPase PAAT isoform X1: METETVHAPLTWPPTLASSWDAACGALAQTLRLTRAGLGAGDADWEELLAPSAAGQDLVILKRNLKGQDENPCFLYLRCDPHGGEEIVSIGILSSARNMEVYLGEEYCGTSRGKNVCNGLDNSEHEKITLYKKYLKLESPTHACKIKLLSFGEKNCVFISKVVVHMRPVSTHSSAGSPALGSRIDLERVQTIMESMGSKLSPGAQQLMNMVRLQQQNCVALGEQLQSILGNAGHRHVQGLQSSSAPGAFDKSSSTPFPFRTGLTSGNVTEDSEANTEKSLQPAGGGSLSSLQECKIVPQSRSLLENDLKNAVSSLLSKKASDSSHIPNSELLPLLQNLCGQVSHLRVGPGIKWQDSIPKPGGGTGGVTLEEQSICSYLEKILSKNMELMEKKLTDYIDQRIYKLQEHIDNKIALLMDLLQRPNSPPSGMPLRHYDSGEGLSNGER, encoded by the exons ATGGAGACCGAGACTGTACACGCGCCATTGACCTGGCCCCCGACCCTGGCCTCTTCCTGGGATGCCGCGTGCGGAGCCTTGGCCCAGACTCTCCGCCTCACCCGGGCTGGTCTCGGCGCCGGAGACGCCGACTGGGAGGAGCTGCTGGCGCCGTCCGCCGCGGG ccAGGATCTGGTGATTTTGAAAAGGAACCTGAAAGGCCAAGATGAAAACCCCTGCTTCCTTTACCTGAGATGTGACCCTCATGGAGGTGAAGAAATCGTTTCTATTGGCATTTTAAGTTCAGCAAGAAATATGGAAGTATACTTAGGAGAGGAGTACTGTGGAACCAGTAGGGGCAAGAATGTTTGTAATGGTCTGGATAACAG tgaACATGAAAAGATTActttgtacaaaaaatatctaaaattggAGTCTCCCACACATGCTTGTAAAATAAAG CTGCTCTCCTTTGGTGAAAAGAACTGTGTGTTCATCAgtaaagttgtggtacacatgAGGCCAGTCTCGACACATTCTTCAGCAGGCTCTCCTGCTCTAGGATCAAGGATAGACCTGGAGAGGGTCCAAACTAtcatggagtccatggggtcaaagttATCACCTGGAGCTCAGCAGTTGATGAATATGGTGAGATTACAGCAGCAG AATTGTGTTGCCCTCGGAGAGCAGCTCCAGTCGATCCTGGGAAACGCAGGACACAGGCACGTGCAGGGACTGCAGTCCTCATCTGCTCCGGGAGCCTTCGACAAGTCATCCTCCACACCTTTTCCTTTCAGAACTGGGCTGACATCTGGAAACGTGACTGAAGACTCAGAAGCTAACACTGAGAAAAGTCTGCAGCCAGCTGGTGGAGGAAGCCTGAGCAGCCTCCAAGAGTGTAAAATTGTGCCACAAAGCCGTTCTCTTCTTGAGAATGACCTGAAGAATGCAGTATCTTCTTTATTATCAAAGAAAGCAAGTGACAGCTCACACATACCTAACTCGGAGTTGCTGCCTCTTCTCCAGAATTTGTGTGGTCAGGTGAGCCATCTCCGGGTGGGACCCGGCATCAAGTGGCAGGACAGCATCCCGAAGCCCGGCGGAGGCACTGGGGGTGTCAC ACTGGAAGAGCAATCCATTTGTTCCTACTTGGAAAAGATTCTTTCTAAAAATATGGAACTGATGGAAAAGAAACTTACAGACTACATTGATCAGCGAATATATAAGCTCCAGGAGCACATAGATAATAAGATTGCTTTGTTAATGGACTTGCTGCAACGTCCCAACTCCCCACCCTCTGGGATGCCTCTGAGACATTATGACTCTGGAGAAGGACTTTCAAATGGAGAAAGATAA